One genomic segment of Ferrimonas sp. YFM includes these proteins:
- a CDS encoding helix-turn-helix transcriptional regulator codes for MYTLESVEQLHQLFALPPVSHPLISVIDLSQVRVEASDMMQSVQLGLYALVVKENSCEGIRYGRRTYDFSNGVLVAYEPGQVLAGDQEYQRGDLKGWALFFHPQLLSGSPLAEQIRRYGYFGYETHEALHLDERERASLASLVGEIDLELRRNVDDHSHEILVASVDLLLKYTSRFFHRQYLTRRPHTQGTAVRFQQALDHYLDSGEAQQSGLPSVAALADRLSMSPGYLSDQLRKETGASAQELIHQGIVERAKGMLLGDDSNIATISHRLGFEYPQYFARVFKRVTGMTPGQFRRPH; via the coding sequence ATGTACACACTGGAGTCTGTCGAGCAGCTGCATCAGCTGTTTGCCCTGCCGCCGGTCAGTCACCCTCTGATCAGTGTCATTGACCTGTCTCAGGTCAGGGTGGAGGCCAGCGACATGATGCAGTCGGTGCAACTGGGACTCTATGCCCTGGTGGTGAAGGAGAACAGCTGCGAAGGGATCCGCTACGGCCGTCGCACCTATGATTTCTCCAATGGTGTGCTGGTGGCCTATGAGCCTGGGCAGGTGCTGGCGGGGGATCAGGAGTACCAGCGTGGTGACCTGAAGGGGTGGGCCCTTTTCTTCCATCCCCAACTGCTGTCCGGTTCTCCCCTGGCGGAGCAGATACGCAGGTATGGCTACTTCGGCTATGAGACCCACGAGGCGCTGCATCTGGATGAGCGTGAGCGCGCTTCCCTGGCATCCCTGGTGGGGGAGATTGACCTCGAGCTCAGGCGCAATGTGGATGACCACAGCCATGAGATTCTGGTGGCCAGTGTGGATCTGCTGCTCAAGTACACCAGTCGCTTCTTTCATCGTCAGTACCTGACCCGCCGCCCTCACACCCAGGGAACGGCAGTCAGATTTCAGCAGGCGCTGGACCATTATCTGGACTCCGGCGAAGCGCAGCAAAGCGGTCTGCCCAGTGTGGCGGCCTTGGCGGACAGGCTCTCCATGTCCCCGGGCTACCTGAGTGACCAGCTCAGGAAGGAAACCGGCGCCAGTGCCCAGGAGCTTATCCACCAGGGCATTGTGGAGCGGGCCAAGGGGATGCTGCTCGGCGACGACAGCAACATCGCCACCATCTCCCACCGTCTGGGGTTTGAGTACCCTCAGTATTTCGCCCGGGTGTTCAAACGGGTGACCGGCATGACGCCGGGGCAGTTTCGCCGGCCCCACTAG
- a CDS encoding oxidoreductase — protein MTRWTTRQIPDQSGKVALITGANAGLGLGTATELAKKGAEILMAVRSTSKGEQARQLILKQVPQAKVSILPLDLADLESVAALGKELRQRQQPLDLLINNAGVMFLPKRQESAQGHEMHWATNHLGHFALTHELLPLLEAAPAGRIVTVSSLAAKMGPADIYYDDIHFEQKYDYVAAYAQSKLANAIFFSELNERLRAAGSKVISVGAHPGYTATDLQRHMGLLGIVSNTLFAQRIDMGILPTLRSATDLGVKGGDYFGPANFANFRGYPKPNRLPKPAADQQQRSKLWTLTELQTGIAFLNHG, from the coding sequence ATGACCAGATGGACCACACGACAGATCCCTGACCAGAGTGGCAAGGTGGCGCTGATCACCGGAGCCAACGCCGGATTGGGTCTGGGTACCGCGACGGAGTTGGCCAAAAAGGGGGCCGAAATTCTGATGGCGGTGCGCAGTACTTCCAAGGGCGAGCAGGCCCGCCAGCTGATTCTCAAACAGGTGCCTCAGGCAAAGGTCAGCATATTGCCCCTGGACTTGGCGGATCTGGAGTCGGTGGCCGCCCTGGGCAAGGAGCTGCGCCAGCGACAGCAACCTTTGGATCTGCTGATCAACAACGCCGGAGTGATGTTCCTGCCCAAACGGCAGGAGTCGGCTCAGGGACATGAGATGCACTGGGCCACCAATCATCTGGGGCACTTTGCCCTGACCCATGAGTTGTTGCCTCTGCTGGAAGCGGCACCCGCAGGCCGAATCGTCACCGTCAGCAGTTTGGCCGCCAAGATGGGACCGGCCGACATCTACTACGACGACATTCATTTCGAGCAGAAGTACGACTATGTCGCCGCCTATGCCCAGAGCAAACTGGCCAACGCCATCTTCTTCTCCGAGCTGAACGAGCGCCTGCGTGCCGCCGGCAGCAAGGTGATCTCCGTCGGTGCCCACCCTGGTTACACCGCCACGGATCTGCAGCGTCACATGGGCCTGCTGGGGATCGTCTCCAACACCTTGTTTGCTCAGCGCATCGACATGGGGATCCTGCCCACACTGCGATCGGCCACCGACCTGGGGGTTAAAGGGGGCGATTACTTTGGCCCGGCCAATTTTGCCAATTTCCGGGGCTACCCCAAGCCCAACCGTCTGCCCAAGCCGGCGGCGGATCAGCAGCAGCGCAGCAAGCTGTGGACCCTCACCGAGTTGCAGACCGGCATTGCCTTTCTGAACCACGGATGA
- a CDS encoding spermidine synthase, with translation MSGETVLFDGRDEWGQVRVIEQGPHRILSFGPADEQSRILTKQPWVLQHDYTRAMMLSLLFCQPKRALVLGVGGGCLISALATAVKGIKITGVELRPLVTEIALSHFRLPRSKRIELVHQEGAAFLAEGNHKRVDLLFTDLYGADAVDDVQLNERFIDDAAVLLKEDGMLVLNCWEEHRHHEGLNRALARHFPVCHSCPTADGNLVILAGRTPLTQSLAQLREKAQQLSPKLGYPLTDSLGRLEPWD, from the coding sequence ATGAGCGGCGAAACAGTTCTGTTTGATGGTAGGGATGAGTGGGGCCAGGTTCGGGTCATTGAACAGGGGCCACATCGCATCCTCAGTTTCGGCCCGGCCGATGAGCAGAGCCGTATCCTCACCAAACAGCCCTGGGTGCTGCAGCACGACTACACCCGGGCAATGATGCTCTCCCTGCTGTTCTGTCAGCCCAAGCGTGCCCTGGTGCTCGGGGTGGGCGGTGGCTGCCTTATCTCTGCCCTGGCCACTGCGGTCAAGGGAATCAAGATCACCGGGGTGGAGTTGCGTCCCCTGGTTACCGAGATTGCCCTGAGCCACTTCCGCCTGCCTCGCAGCAAGCGCATTGAGCTGGTGCATCAGGAGGGCGCCGCCTTCCTGGCCGAGGGCAACCACAAGCGGGTGGATCTGCTGTTTACCGATCTCTATGGCGCCGACGCCGTCGACGACGTTCAGCTCAATGAGCGCTTTATCGATGATGCCGCCGTCCTGCTGAAGGAGGATGGCATGCTGGTGCTCAACTGCTGGGAGGAGCACCGTCACCACGAGGGCCTCAACCGCGCCCTGGCCCGCCACTTCCCGGTCTGTCACAGCTGCCCCACCGCCGACGGCAACCTGGTGATTCTGGCGGGACGCACGCCATTGACTCAATCTCTGGCCCAGCTGCGGGAAAAGGCCCAGCAGCTCTCTCCTAAACTGGGCTATCCCCTCACCGACAGCCTGGGCCGGCTGGAACCCTGGGACTGA
- a CDS encoding TerB family tellurite resistance protein encodes MISRLKSLFSDQGSAAEELNVELASTALLLEVARADSQISHEEKEAVWHLVKGLHQLSDREARDLIEEALIQTEQANSIHNFTNVVKKNLHLKQKIKLIEGLWRVAYEDDELDPHEEAMIRKVSDLLYLRHSEFIQAKLAVTGEL; translated from the coding sequence ATGATAAGTCGTCTTAAATCTCTGTTTTCTGACCAGGGCTCCGCGGCTGAGGAGCTGAACGTTGAGCTGGCCAGCACCGCTTTGCTGCTGGAGGTGGCCAGGGCCGACTCCCAGATCAGTCACGAGGAGAAGGAGGCGGTGTGGCACCTGGTCAAGGGGCTGCATCAGCTGTCCGACCGGGAAGCCCGGGATCTTATCGAGGAGGCGCTGATCCAGACCGAGCAGGCCAACTCCATCCACAACTTCACTAACGTGGTGAAGAAGAACCTGCACCTCAAGCAGAAGATCAAGCTGATTGAGGGGTTGTGGCGGGTGGCCTACGAGGATGACGAACTCGACCCCCATGAAGAGGCGATGATCCGTAAGGTCAGTGACCTGCTCTATCTGCGTCACAGTGAATTTATCCAGGCCAAGCTGGCGGTCACCGGCGAGCTGTAA
- a CDS encoding cupin domain-containing protein → MNNLLADIPEKLTDEVFQTIIENKGVKIERITSLGQVTPEGEWYDQAQNEWVVLLKGRARLMYADGREQSLEAGDHAWLPSGCKHRVSWTDPQQPTLWLAVHWPVTE, encoded by the coding sequence GTGAATAACCTGCTGGCTGACATTCCAGAAAAATTAACAGATGAGGTGTTTCAGACCATCATCGAGAATAAAGGGGTGAAAATTGAAAGAATTACCTCCCTGGGACAGGTGACCCCAGAGGGAGAGTGGTACGATCAAGCCCAAAATGAGTGGGTGGTGCTGCTCAAGGGTCGGGCCCGACTGATGTACGCCGACGGCCGTGAGCAATCCCTGGAGGCGGGGGATCATGCCTGGCTGCCTTCGGGCTGCAAACACCGGGTCAGCTGGACCGATCCCCAGCAGCCGACGCTGTGGCTGGCGGTGCACTGGCCGGTGACGGAGTGA
- the sstT gene encoding serine/threonine transporter SstT produces the protein MSNQQSLIKKIASGSLVLQILVGILAGVGLAVVAPDSAKSVSFLGGLFVSALKAVAPILVFILVASSIANQKRGEHTNMKPIIMLYLFGTFAASLTAVVLSFMFPTTLALVTNNATVAPPEGITEVLNTLLFKVVDNPVNALMTGNFIGILAWGIALGLALHKATDATKQVFHDVSEGITSIVKVVIRFAPIGIFGLVANTIATTGFDALAGYSHLLAVLLGAMAFIALVVNPSIVYVKTRQNPFPLVFQCLRESGVTAFFTRSSAANVPVNMDLCKRLDLHEDTYSVSIPLGATINMAGAAITITVLTLAAVHTMGVQVDLPTALLLSIVAAVSACGASGVAGGSLLLIPLACSLFGISNDVAMQVVAVGFIIGVIQDSAETALNSSTDVIFTAAACREAERKAG, from the coding sequence ATGAGTAATCAGCAATCTCTAATTAAGAAAATCGCAAGCGGCAGCCTGGTCCTGCAGATCCTGGTGGGCATCCTCGCCGGTGTCGGTCTGGCCGTGGTCGCGCCAGACAGCGCCAAGTCCGTAAGCTTCCTCGGTGGCCTGTTTGTGTCCGCCCTGAAAGCCGTCGCTCCTATTCTGGTGTTCATCCTGGTCGCCTCCTCCATCGCCAATCAGAAGCGTGGAGAGCACACCAATATGAAACCCATCATCATGCTCTACCTGTTTGGCACCTTCGCCGCCTCTCTGACGGCGGTGGTGCTGAGCTTCATGTTCCCCACCACCCTGGCCCTGGTGACCAACAACGCCACCGTTGCCCCGCCGGAAGGGATCACTGAAGTTCTGAACACCCTGCTGTTCAAAGTGGTCGACAACCCGGTGAACGCCCTGATGACAGGCAACTTCATCGGCATCCTGGCCTGGGGTATCGCCCTGGGTCTGGCATTGCATAAAGCCACCGACGCCACCAAGCAGGTGTTCCACGATGTGTCCGAGGGGATCACCAGCATCGTAAAAGTGGTGATTCGCTTTGCCCCCATCGGCATCTTCGGCCTGGTGGCCAACACCATCGCCACCACAGGTTTCGACGCCCTGGCCGGCTACTCCCATCTGCTGGCGGTGCTGCTCGGTGCCATGGCCTTTATCGCCCTGGTGGTCAACCCCTCCATCGTCTACGTGAAGACCCGACAGAACCCCTTCCCGCTGGTGTTCCAGTGTCTGCGTGAAAGTGGCGTCACCGCCTTCTTTACCCGCAGCTCTGCCGCCAACGTGCCGGTGAACATGGACCTGTGTAAGCGCCTGGACTTGCATGAGGACACTTACTCTGTGTCCATCCCTCTGGGAGCCACCATCAACATGGCCGGTGCCGCCATCACCATCACGGTGCTGACCCTGGCCGCGGTGCACACCATGGGCGTGCAGGTGGACCTGCCCACCGCCCTGCTGCTCTCCATCGTCGCCGCGGTGTCCGCCTGTGGCGCCTCCGGCGTGGCCGGCGGCTCCCTGCTGCTGATCCCTCTGGCCTGCAGCCTGTTCGGCATCTCCAATGATGTGGCGATGCAGGTGGTGGCCGTTGGCTTCATCATCGGCGTGATTCAGGACTCCGCAGAGACCGCCCTGAACAGCTCCACCGACGTGATCTTCACCGCCGCCGCCTGCCGCGAAGCAGAGCGTAAGGCCGGTTAA
- a CDS encoding GNAT family N-acetyltransferase, with protein sequence MARDCGPFTLKWLDAIDKIDAHSWDALFPDDQPFLRHGFLAALEVSGCVGKSSGWKPLHLLVEEEGHLVAALPGYIKLHSFGEYVFDWSWARAYEAHGLDYYPKWINAVPFTPVTGPRLGVADDVDQEWLLMTLSDSLKEQGQALGLSGMQWLFPEKALSDKLVRQGWRQRKDIQFRWHNRDYGSFDAFVSGLTARKRKNILKERKRCEDLVIERFEGDEITDDHWRQFLECYQHTYAKRSGHFGYLNLTFFRQLHRRLPNCSVLVMAREAEQSRWFAAALFLKGEDALYGRYWGSLKEHRGLHFELCYYQGIDYCIDNGLAQLDAGAQGEHKLTRGFEPNWTYSNHLLYHPLFDQAVADAVLQEHQQLRRLMKLYRSALPYKAL encoded by the coding sequence ATGGCCAGGGACTGTGGCCCCTTCACCCTCAAATGGCTCGATGCCATCGACAAGATCGATGCCCACAGCTGGGATGCCCTGTTTCCCGACGACCAGCCCTTCCTGCGTCATGGCTTTCTGGCGGCGCTGGAGGTCAGCGGCTGTGTGGGCAAAAGCAGCGGCTGGAAACCCCTGCATCTGCTGGTCGAAGAGGAAGGCCACCTGGTGGCCGCCCTGCCCGGCTACATCAAACTGCACTCCTTCGGTGAGTATGTGTTTGACTGGAGCTGGGCCCGGGCCTATGAAGCCCATGGGCTGGATTACTACCCCAAGTGGATAAACGCCGTGCCCTTCACTCCGGTGACCGGCCCCAGGCTGGGCGTGGCGGATGATGTGGACCAGGAGTGGCTGCTGATGACGCTGTCAGACAGCCTCAAGGAGCAGGGGCAGGCGCTGGGGCTCTCCGGCATGCAGTGGCTGTTTCCCGAAAAGGCGCTGTCCGACAAGCTGGTACGCCAGGGCTGGCGGCAGCGCAAAGACATCCAGTTCCGCTGGCACAATCGGGACTATGGCAGCTTCGACGCGTTTGTTTCCGGGCTGACGGCGCGCAAACGCAAGAACATCCTCAAGGAGCGAAAGCGTTGCGAGGATCTGGTGATAGAGCGCTTCGAGGGGGACGAGATCACCGACGACCATTGGCGGCAGTTTCTCGAATGCTACCAACACACCTATGCCAAACGCTCAGGCCACTTCGGTTACCTCAACCTGACCTTCTTTCGGCAGTTGCACCGGCGCCTGCCGAACTGTTCGGTGCTGGTGATGGCCAGGGAGGCTGAGCAGAGTCGGTGGTTCGCCGCTGCGCTGTTTCTCAAGGGGGAGGATGCCCTCTATGGCCGCTACTGGGGCAGCCTCAAGGAGCACAGGGGGCTGCACTTCGAGCTGTGCTACTACCAGGGGATCGACTACTGCATCGATAACGGCCTGGCCCAGCTCGACGCCGGCGCCCAGGGTGAGCACAAACTGACCCGGGGCTTTGAGCCCAACTGGACCTACTCCAACCACCTGCTCTACCACCCGCTGTTCGATCAGGCGGTGGCCGATGCGGTGCTTCAGGAGCACCAGCAACTGCGAAGGTTGATGAAGCTGTATCGCAGCGCCCTGCCCTACAAGGCCTTATGA
- a CDS encoding DUF938 domain-containing protein, translated as MELPFSQSCENNKAPILAVLKQALAPASHVLEIGSGTGQHAVFFSEHLDHLQWQPSDQGEYLTALKMRLAHYPRPNLGQPLELDVTGQWPAQSFDGVFTANTCHIMAWDQVVQMWHGVGQVLQPGGRFCVYGPFNRNGRYTSDSNAQFDQWLIQRDPMSGIRDLEAMQAQGESQGLSLATIHTMPANNLLLEFHKAL; from the coding sequence ATGGAGCTGCCCTTTTCCCAATCCTGTGAAAACAACAAGGCCCCGATTCTGGCGGTGCTGAAACAGGCTCTGGCCCCGGCCAGTCATGTGCTGGAGATAGGCAGCGGCACCGGTCAGCACGCGGTGTTTTTTAGCGAGCACCTTGACCATTTGCAGTGGCAGCCCTCGGACCAGGGAGAGTACCTCACTGCGCTGAAGATGCGCCTGGCCCACTACCCCAGGCCGAATCTGGGGCAGCCTCTGGAGCTGGATGTCACCGGTCAGTGGCCGGCGCAGAGCTTCGACGGGGTGTTTACCGCCAATACCTGTCACATCATGGCCTGGGATCAGGTGGTGCAGATGTGGCATGGGGTGGGGCAGGTGTTGCAGCCGGGAGGCCGTTTCTGTGTCTATGGTCCCTTTAATCGCAATGGCCGCTACACCAGTGACAGCAATGCCCAGTTCGATCAATGGCTGATACAGAGGGATCCCATGAGTGGTATCCGCGATCTGGAAGCGATGCAGGCTCAGGGAGAGAGTCAGGGACTGTCACTGGCGACCATCCATACCATGCCTGCCAACAACCTGCTGCTGGAGTTTCATAAGGCCTTGTAG
- a CDS encoding peroxiredoxin-like family protein — protein MKLWGLLAALLLSLPLHAAIAPAPTQVTPLLNGMTIPDASLAGLDGRTQSLNTWLEGKPSLLVFYRGGWCPYCNAQLSGLKKVEAQLSKMGVQIVAISPDPAEQLQDGPGDTGYLLLSDRNLEASESFGLAYTLTPELSAAYQGKMGRRLVTEQGSDLVVLPIPAVYLVDGDGLVHFSYLNPNYKVRVAPELILTAAELMLN, from the coding sequence ATGAAACTTTGGGGACTCTTAGCCGCCCTGTTGCTCAGCTTGCCACTGCACGCCGCCATCGCCCCGGCGCCCACTCAGGTCACACCTCTGCTCAATGGCATGACCATTCCTGACGCCTCCCTGGCTGGCCTGGATGGCCGCACCCAATCTCTGAACACCTGGCTGGAAGGCAAGCCTTCCCTGCTGGTGTTCTATCGAGGCGGTTGGTGCCCCTACTGCAACGCCCAACTCTCCGGCCTGAAGAAGGTGGAAGCCCAACTGTCGAAGATGGGGGTGCAGATTGTGGCGATCTCCCCGGATCCTGCCGAGCAGTTGCAGGACGGACCGGGTGACACCGGCTACCTGCTGCTGTCAGACCGCAACCTTGAGGCCAGTGAGTCCTTCGGACTGGCCTACACCCTGACCCCTGAGCTCTCCGCGGCCTACCAGGGCAAGATGGGCCGCCGTCTGGTCACCGAGCAGGGTTCGGACCTGGTGGTGCTGCCGATTCCGGCGGTCTATCTGGTGGACGGTGACGGACTGGTGCACTTCTCCTACCTCAACCCCAACTACAAAGTCAGGGTGGCTCCGGAGCTGATCCTGACCGCCGCCGAACTGATGCTCAACTGA
- a CDS encoding DUF952 domain-containing protein: MKPLIPSLFKVVTQAQWQQAQESGLIPLCGADQAHGHIHLNYYQSLEQVTSHYFGANDEPLALRLDGDRLAEYVKEFDATDDKPWPQPCAKLPQLSLEMVTELLHFDYQQETGNFTLQE, encoded by the coding sequence ATGAAGCCGTTGATCCCTTCTCTTTTTAAAGTGGTTACCCAGGCCCAGTGGCAACAAGCCCAGGAAAGCGGCCTGATTCCCCTCTGTGGCGCCGACCAGGCCCATGGTCATATCCACCTGAATTACTATCAGTCGCTGGAGCAGGTCACCAGCCACTACTTCGGTGCCAACGATGAGCCCCTGGCACTGCGACTGGACGGCGATCGCCTCGCCGAGTACGTCAAAGAGTTTGACGCCACCGACGACAAGCCCTGGCCCCAGCCCTGTGCCAAGCTGCCCCAACTGAGCCTGGAGATGGTCACCGAGCTGCTGCACTTCGACTATCAGCAGGAAACCGGTAACTTTACCCTGCAGGAGTAG
- a CDS encoding hotdog domain-containing protein, producing MKFYSRRVVKPEDLNPAEMLFGGRLLSWIDEEAAIFAACQMESTRLVTKCISAIDFRRPALQGDVIEFGLELAGHGRTSITIRCEVRNKLTKAAIVTIDAMVFVCLDERGKPAPHGLGTRLATPAG from the coding sequence ATGAAGTTCTATTCGCGACGCGTCGTTAAACCCGAAGATCTGAATCCGGCCGAGATGCTGTTCGGTGGTCGCCTGCTCAGCTGGATTGATGAGGAAGCGGCGATCTTCGCCGCCTGTCAGATGGAGAGCACCAGATTGGTGACCAAGTGCATCTCTGCCATCGATTTTCGCCGTCCGGCGCTTCAGGGAGACGTGATTGAGTTTGGCCTGGAGCTCGCAGGTCACGGCAGAACCTCCATCACCATTCGGTGTGAGGTGCGCAATAAGCTCACTAAAGCCGCAATCGTCACCATAGACGCCATGGTATTTGTTTGTCTGGATGAGAGGGGCAAACCGGCCCCTCACGGCTTAGGAACGCGTCTGGCTACTCCTGCAGGGTAA
- a CDS encoding CLCA_X family protein: MTDNHSPGALHRQHFRRGPDYRCGDDVSFAEIRDQFGLAGVRVGRWVNRGEQQLAANLVFDAMADLAYILNVPPEVIGLRGKLHLAFGTGGSPHSQAHYEPAARTLALAKNAGAGALAHEYWHAFDHHIAAKAFTTPARATAFASNLWLLQQPMQPHPLNQRLSELFNAVFAPDKQAHGEFVENALALDEQLGRRYFSLPTELMARAFEACIQDHQIKNHYLVSGTKQGKLAQAGAYPTADHLHLINTMVHRYFQPLGQALSSQ; encoded by the coding sequence ATGACCGACAACCACTCTCCAGGTGCCCTGCACCGCCAGCACTTCCGTCGCGGCCCGGATTACCGCTGTGGCGACGACGTTTCCTTCGCCGAGATCCGTGATCAGTTCGGTCTGGCCGGAGTCCGGGTGGGACGCTGGGTCAACCGGGGTGAACAGCAACTGGCGGCCAACCTGGTGTTCGACGCCATGGCCGACCTGGCCTACATCCTCAATGTGCCGCCCGAGGTAATAGGGCTCAGGGGCAAGCTGCACCTGGCCTTTGGCACCGGAGGCAGCCCCCACAGCCAGGCCCACTACGAACCGGCAGCCCGCACCCTGGCCCTGGCGAAAAACGCCGGAGCCGGCGCCCTGGCGCACGAGTACTGGCACGCCTTCGATCATCACATCGCCGCCAAGGCCTTTACCACACCCGCCAGGGCCACCGCCTTTGCCAGCAACCTGTGGCTGTTACAGCAGCCTATGCAGCCCCACCCACTGAACCAGAGGCTGTCAGAGCTGTTTAATGCGGTATTTGCCCCGGATAAGCAGGCCCATGGCGAGTTTGTGGAGAACGCCCTGGCCCTGGACGAGCAACTGGGACGGCGCTACTTCTCCCTCCCTACAGAACTGATGGCCAGGGCGTTTGAGGCCTGCATCCAGGATCACCAGATTAAGAATCACTATCTGGTCAGCGGCACCAAACAGGGCAAGCTGGCTCAGGCCGGCGCCTACCCCACAGCCGACCATTTACACTTGATTAACACCATGGTGCACCGCTACTTCCAGCCCCTGGGCCAGGCCCTCTCCAGCCAGTGA
- a CDS encoding DsbA family oxidoreductase — translation MNHLRIDIVSDVTCPWCIIGYKALEKALTELHGELDAEIHWQPFEINPHLGPEGQPRTENLKNKYGYTDAQVGQNQLVLDKRANRLGFEMRLDRQPTTYNTFDAHRLLHWAELKGKQSALQQHLFHLYFTNGGNPSDHHALVQCAEAAGLDAAGAKEVLESDQYGDEVRKDQMKYVRLGITSVPAFIINDEYIISGGQPVETFVNDLREIAGHLSAA, via the coding sequence ATGAACCATCTGCGTATCGACATCGTCTCGGACGTCACTTGCCCCTGGTGCATCATCGGCTACAAGGCGCTGGAAAAGGCGCTGACCGAACTCCATGGAGAACTGGACGCCGAGATCCATTGGCAGCCCTTCGAGATCAACCCCCATCTGGGCCCGGAAGGCCAGCCAAGGACCGAGAATCTCAAGAACAAGTATGGCTACACCGACGCCCAGGTCGGACAGAACCAACTGGTGCTGGACAAGCGAGCCAACCGCCTGGGTTTTGAGATGCGTCTGGACCGTCAACCCACCACCTACAACACCTTCGACGCCCACCGTCTGCTGCACTGGGCCGAGCTCAAGGGCAAGCAATCCGCCCTGCAGCAGCACCTGTTTCATCTCTACTTCACCAATGGGGGCAACCCCAGCGACCACCATGCCCTGGTTCAGTGCGCCGAGGCCGCAGGCCTGGATGCCGCTGGCGCCAAAGAAGTGCTGGAGAGCGACCAGTACGGTGACGAGGTGCGTAAGGACCAGATGAAGTATGTACGCCTGGGAATCACCTCGGTGCCCGCCTTTATCATCAATGATGAGTACATCATCAGTGGCGGCCAGCCGGTGGAGACCTTCGTCAACGACCTGCGGGAGATTGCCGGACACCTGAGCGCCGCCTGA
- a CDS encoding NapC/NirT family cytochrome c → MKLPGFIGRIWGWLCRPSGKALGSLLLVGFVGGIMFWGAFNTGMEMTNREEFCIGCHEMEANVYEEYVTTIHYNNRSGVRATCPDCHVPKDWTHKMVRKIQASKELWGKAIGIVDTPKKFSDHRLVMAEREWARMRKTDSQECRNCHNFEFMDFTEQKGVAGRMHASASEQGKTCIDCHKGIAHKLPENYEGNDAISETLAAH, encoded by the coding sequence ATGAAACTACCTGGCTTTATCGGACGCATCTGGGGTTGGCTCTGCCGCCCCAGTGGTAAGGCGCTGGGCAGCCTGCTGCTGGTGGGCTTTGTGGGCGGCATCATGTTCTGGGGTGCGTTCAACACCGGCATGGAGATGACCAACCGCGAAGAGTTCTGCATCGGCTGTCATGAGATGGAGGCGAACGTCTACGAGGAGTACGTCACCACCATCCATTACAACAACCGCAGCGGCGTACGCGCCACCTGTCCCGACTGTCACGTGCCCAAGGACTGGACCCACAAAATGGTGCGCAAGATCCAGGCGTCCAAGGAGTTGTGGGGTAAGGCAATCGGCATCGTAGACACGCCGAAGAAGTTCAGTGATCACCGTTTGGTTATGGCGGAGCGGGAGTGGGCGCGGATGCGCAAAACCGACTCTCAGGAGTGCCGCAACTGCCATAACTTCGAGTTTATGGACTTTACCGAGCAGAAGGGAGTGGCGGGTCGCATGCACGCCTCCGCCAGCGAGCAGGGCAAGACCTGCATCGACTGCCACAAGGGCATCGCCCACAAGTTGCCTGAAAACTACGAAGGCAACGACGCCATCTCAGAGACCCTGGCCGCGCACTAG
- a CDS encoding nitrate reductase cytochrome c-type subunit gives MKLRIALCGALLLPLAAFAAEEHQFGMRSDVPLEETNKAPGLKKVLKEIDRQALNYVNQPPLVPHKVQGYQITQSTNRCLQCHDVDNYLTTGAPRVSPTHFTDRDGIVLPHVAPRRYLCLQCHVTQADAKPPVANTFEGLGQFAKDKE, from the coding sequence ATGAAACTTCGAATTGCCCTGTGTGGCGCACTTCTGCTTCCCCTGGCGGCCTTCGCCGCCGAAGAACACCAGTTTGGCATGCGCTCAGACGTGCCTCTGGAGGAGACCAACAAGGCGCCTGGACTGAAGAAGGTCCTTAAGGAGATCGATCGCCAGGCGCTGAACTACGTGAACCAGCCCCCCCTGGTGCCTCACAAGGTTCAGGGATATCAGATCACCCAGTCCACCAACCGCTGCCTGCAGTGCCACGACGTGGACAACTACCTGACCACAGGCGCGCCCCGGGTCAGCCCAACCCACTTTACCGATCGTGACGGCATCGTACTGCCTCACGTGGCACCTCGTCGCTACCTGTGTCTGCAGTGCCATGTGACCCAGGCGGATGCCAAGCCTCCGGTGGCCAACACCTTCGAAGGCCTGGGCCAGTTTGCCAAAGATAAGGAGTAA